The nucleotide sequence TGCAACTTGGCGCGTAAATCTGGTGCATCGGCAATCTGCTTATTCCAGGTTGAATAATCGCCCCGCTTGTTTTGCTGGGTCTTGGTTTTGCGTTTCATATTATTTGCCCTTCGGTTTCAGCGCCAGCATTTTGCCAATGTTAGGCGCTACTTGTTTTCGGTTTTCAACGTAATACGCTGCCGTTACTGCCAAGCTTGAATGGCGCAACTGTTTTGAAGCAGTGAACAGGTCCGCCGATTGTGCCACGATGCTGCCAAACTCCTTGCGGAGAGTATGCAAGGGCTTGTCATCCCGTATGCCTTGCCCGCGCAACCAGAATATTGCGGCTTCCAGCCCGGCGGGCGTCGTAACATGATCGTCATGCCCGGCGCGGAAGTGTTCGAGTTCCGCAATCATGCTGGGGTCAACATAAACTGCCGCCTCAGATTCTAAAGTTTTAGGCGTCCAGCTTCCACCGGCGGAAACGTCAATTTTGCTTGTGCGGGCGTTGACGTGCTGCCAAGTAAGGTTGCCAATTTCGCCACGACGCAATCCAGCGCCCAGCGCCAGCAGGATGGCAAGGTATGCCGCGTGGTTTGTTTCGCGCAGGTCCAGCCGGGCCTTGCCCAGCAATTCGGCGGCGTCAATGTTGCTTCTATAAACCGGCGCTTTTGCGCCCGTTGGGGCCTGTACGCCCTCGAAAGGCCTGGGGGTGGGTAATTTCATCCCCAGCTTTTCTGCCGCCTTTAAACCGGCCTTGGCGTTACGGAGAAAACTGGAAACGCTAATTTTGGCGCTACGCTCCTTGATGGCGTCGCCTCCCGCCTCTGCAATCACGCGGGCAATCACGCCGCGCAAATGTTCCGGGCGTAGGTCATCCAGATGCAGCGCCTCGGCCTTGGCGCGATAGGCGCGGCTTCCAGTTGGGCCAAAGTCTGCCCGGCGTGCCTTCATATCCAAGGCACGGGCAGCC is from Verrucomicrobiota bacterium and encodes:
- a CDS encoding tyrosine-type recombinase/integrase → MKANFIAIVPNEQSVAKVLQTPKTGRASKLTAEYWRERVFKRKGADGRLAVNFCVALQHGGTRKFVYLPTGDKIKAAGMAAGIYSAIRSKGWDAALAEFDPERAKVHCVHTVGDVCASIMAAGLRTRTAANYCHGLRWWAARALDMKARRADFGPTGSRAYRAKAEALHLDDLRPEHLRGVIARVIAEAGGDAIKERSAKISVSSFLRNAKAGLKAAEKLGMKLPTPRPFEGVQAPTGAKAPVYRSNIDAAELLGKARLDLRETNHAAYLAILLALGAGLRRGEIGNLTWQHVNARTSKIDVSAGGSWTPKTLESEAAVYVDPSMIAELEHFRAGHDDHVTTPAGLEAAIFWLRGQGIRDDKPLHTLRKEFGSIVAQSADLFTASKQLRHSSLAVTAAYYVENRKQVAPNIGKMLALKPKGK